Below is a genomic region from Nitrospinaceae bacterium.
CCGTATCGATAAAGAAGCGATTATGAAGGCATGCGGAATCATGAGAGGAAGCAGTGCACCGCAAAAGGGAGACGAAGATTTTTTAAGCATTTCAACAGACACTCCCACTTTAACCACTTCCTACCTCTTAAACACGCCGGAAGATGACCCTGAAGGTTATAGCGAAAAGCTGCAGGATCTTATTCTGGCCATGGCTCAGGAAAGCACTTCACCCATTGCAAATTTAATTGACCGGCACTCGCCTAGACCCATCGCAAAACAAATGTTGGCCGGGTTGAACCCGGAAGTCGTCAAACGGGCCGCCTGTGCCTGGGGACTGAATGCCGAATACGACCCACCAGCAAAAGCCAGTTTTGGCGGATGGCATGCGGACCTTTTGGAAATGCGCTACACTCCGGTCGATCATAAAGACCCGGTTGCTTTGAGCTGGATCGAGTTCGCGCTTGCTGTCCCTCTGGGTAAAATGGATGACATGAAACGGGAACGCGCCCTCGCCATGCGTGACCAGATGCTGTCTTCGAAGGAGGGCGTCGGAGGGTGCTTTAAGTGTCATGCCGCCAATGCCGCGCCATCTCTGGATGGAGAAAACAGGCTCTCAATTCACTGGGGATACAAAGACTTAAAAAATCTACCCTATTTGAAGTTCTCTCATAAAAGCCATTTAGACGTATTGGGAAAGGGAAAGGCGTGTAAAACATGCCATGTATTAAATGAAAGTACCCCCTTGGAATTGTCCGCAAACGAGCTCGATTCGATGCTCATCACCAGCAATTTCAATCCAATGAACAAAAACACGTGCATGAAATGCCATACCAAAGGAAAAGTCAGGCAAGAGTGCCAATTATGTCATTCATACCACTTGGAGCCTGGCTTCAAAGAAAAAGTAACCCTCGCTAATAATCCATCGACAGGATTTTAAGGCCGTCGCCACACAAAGGCCGCCAGGGATTTTGAACCCGGTCTGGAGAAAAATAATTTTGTTAGATATCGTCATTGGGCTTGCAGCCTTGACATTTCTCGCAGTACTCATCCGCTATGTGATCCAATTGATCGACAACAATGCCCGTCTGTTTGCCATCACCAAGAGGGGTTACGAGTTGGAATTGGAGTTGACGCGCGCCCGCCTGGAGCAGGTCAAACATCGAACCCAACAGGACGCCCAAATCGGCCCTGCATTATGGAAAGGGTTTCGCCGCTTCCAGATAATTTTTAAAACGATGGAAGCCAGACACGTTATTTCTTTTTATCTCGCCCCGGTGGATGGAAAACCTCTACCGTCATTTCTACCCGGTCAATACCTGACCTTCAAACTAAACATTCCCGGCCAACCCAAACCCGTCATACGGTGCTATTCATTATCCGACAGCCCCAATCATCCCGATTATTACCGCGTCACCATCAAAAAACAATTTCCTCCCGACGACACGCCAGACGCACCGCCAGGCCTCAGTTCCAGTTTTTTTCATGACTCTCTGAACGAACGCGATGTGGTTGACGTGAAAGCACCCAGTGGCCATTACTATCTCGACCTGTCTAAAAATTCTCCCGTCGTTCTTATCGGAGGAGGTGTGGGCATCACTCCACTGGTGAGCATGTTGAACACGGTCAACGAAAAAGGCTGCAACGGGAAACTTTCGAACCGCGAAGTCTGGTTGTTTTTAGGCTTCAAAACCGGGTTGGACCACGTGATGAAAGGACATCTCGAGAGAATAGCCAAGATGCATAAAAATGTTTCCCTGCACATTTGTTACAGCAGCCCAAAGGAAAGCGACATCATGGGCCGCGATTATCATCACAAAGGGCGAGTCACGGTGGAACTCATAAAACAAATCCTGCCTTCCATGGATTATGAATTTTACTTTTGCGGCCCGCCCAAAATGATGGAAGATCTTCACAAAGGGCTGGGCCAACTGGGAGTTGCAGAAGACAGTATCCATTTTGAAGCGTTCAATTCAGCCGCCATACAAAAAATATCAGGTTCCGAAACGACAGAAACAGAATCTCCTCTTAAGGTCACATTCTCCAAATCCCAACAGACTTTGCAATGGAACCCGTCTGCGGGAACTCTACTTGCGTTTGCGGAGGAGAATGGAATCGTACTGGATTCCGGCTGCCGGGCAGGAAACTGCGGGAACTGTCTCACAACCATTGAGCGAGGATTGGTGGACTACCTAGTGGAGCCGGGAAGAACGCCGGATGCCAGATCGTGTCTGGCTTGTATTTCCGTCCCTAAAACGGATTTAACGCTGGAGGCGTGATTGTTCCCAGGATTTCAGTTTTATCCAGGTCAATTCATGCTTGTTGTAATGAAGGTGCAACACGGTGCTGTCGGGGATCTCATTAAATTTTTGCGCCATAGGGTAGTCGCCTTCGCCTTGAAATTTTATAGTGCATATAAAATTATCACACGCACCGGATTCCACCCACATCATCACCCAATCAAATAATTTTTCGGGATAGCACACCACATCGCTTAACAACCAGTCGGCTTTTTTTAGAGTCCTGGGCAAATCTCCCGGCTGCAATGAAAACGCATCCCGCTTTTCAAAATGAACCCCTGGCAGTTTCAATATGC
It encodes:
- a CDS encoding oxidoreductase FAD/NAD(P)-binding domain-containing protein is translated as MLDIVIGLAALTFLAVLIRYVIQLIDNNARLFAITKRGYELELELTRARLEQVKHRTQQDAQIGPALWKGFRRFQIIFKTMEARHVISFYLAPVDGKPLPSFLPGQYLTFKLNIPGQPKPVIRCYSLSDSPNHPDYYRVTIKKQFPPDDTPDAPPGLSSSFFHDSLNERDVVDVKAPSGHYYLDLSKNSPVVLIGGGVGITPLVSMLNTVNEKGCNGKLSNREVWLFLGFKTGLDHVMKGHLERIAKMHKNVSLHICYSSPKESDIMGRDYHHKGRVTVELIKQILPSMDYEFYFCGPPKMMEDLHKGLGQLGVAEDSIHFEAFNSAAIQKISGSETTETESPLKVTFSKSQQTLQWNPSAGTLLAFAEENGIVLDSGCRAGNCGNCLTTIERGLVDYLVEPGRTPDARSCLACISVPKTDLTLEA